The Malassezia restricta chromosome I, complete sequence genome contains the following window.
GTCCTCATTCATGTCGCTCATCACGCCGACCGTCGATACCAAAGGCTTCCTTGGGCTAAGCTCCACAAGCGTCTGAAATTGGTCGCAGCTGGCCGACCCCGGTCGCCGTGCCTTGCTAGCGTCCACGTGACAGCAACCGCGGTCACAGGCACTGTTGCTCCAACTGTGCGTCAACGTCGGTGACGATGTCCAAGCGCGGCGGATCTAATGTTGTATTCGTAGGAAATATACCTTACGACATTTCCGAGGAGCAGCTTATAAAAGTGTTTTCAGAGGTAGGACGTGTCGTGGACTTTCGCCTCGTCAGCGATCGCGAACAAGGCAAGTTCAAAGGATACGGTTTTTGTGAATACGAGGATGCCGAAACGGCTGCGTCAGCTGTGCGTAATTTGAACGACGTCGAAGTCGGCGGACGACCGCTGCGACTTGACTATGCTGATGCAGATCCCATGCAAGACAATGGTCGTGGACGAACTCCGAATGTCCAGCCAACACTGCCGGAGGGCGTTCCTATTCCACTCGGTGTTTCAGCTACAGACGTGATTACCCAGACGATTGCCTCATTACCTCCTAATCAACTGATGGATATTCTCACGCAAATGAAGGCCCTTACTACGCATGCGCCTGAACAAGCACGTCATCTCCTCGTCACGAATCCACAGCTTGCCTATGCTATTTTTCATGCTATGTTGATGATGAATGTTGTGGATCCTGTTGTCGTACAGACTGTCGTGAGTGAGACTGCCCCAGCTGCTGGAATGCCGCCGGCATCTATGCACATGGAGCCTGTCATGACCCCTGTTCCCCCGCCACAGCCTCATCCACCTCAGGGATACCCCCCGATGTCAGCACAACCTATGCCAGCAGCACCTCCGTTGCAGGCACCACAACTCGATGAGCAACAACGTATGCTGCTTCATCAAGTCCTGCAGCTAACTCCCGAGCAAATCCAAGCACTCCCGCCTGATCAACGCGCAGGTATTTTGCAACTCAAGGCGCAGTTCGGACAGTGAATCAAAACGTGGCTGTGGTCTTGATTTGGTGCAACATACCCATTCCCAAAGCAGCAAAGCAGAAATGTAGCGAACGGAGATGCTCCGATGTCTGTGCATCTGCTATGGCATTCTGCACCCGAGTATGCACTGCTTGCCATACTTCATCGGGTGAGCCACTGGCGTCAATGCGTTCCCAacgtgcgccgctccgTTCCATCAGTAAGGCGATATTTTGGAACGCTTCACGTACAAGACTCTGAAATGCTTTCTTCTCGTACCGCTCCTCGCCATATGCTGCTCGTTTTGTAGCTGTGGTTTCATCGAGATCCAGAAATAGTGTAATATCAGGTAACGGCATTCCTACATCCGGCGAGATACACCATGAAAGATCAAGGCCTTTTGCATGCGAATATGCCATACCCGAAAATGCATAACGATCGCACACGACGTGCTGACCCCTTTGCAGTGTCTGTAAAATAGACGAAAGCATCTCCCATCGGTTGGCAGAAAACAGAAGGTGTACAGCTTGATCATTAATGTCGCATCTATTTGTAAGATACGAATTGATCATCATGCCGATGGAGGTGGTTCGCTCCGGAAATTTGACGTGACGTGCCTCGAGTGTTTCGACAAGGCGGGCAACTTGGGTCGATTTTCCCGACCGATCGAGGCCTTCTACTACGATAAAAGCACCGCGCTTTCCGTTTAAAGCATTTTTAATAGGGATACTTTCAGAGAGCAAAACGGGAGGCTCAGATTTCTTCAACCAGGAACGCACTTGATCCATGAATTTGTCCATAGCACCATGGCTGAGATTGTGGTCAGCCTTTTCATAGATCTGCGTGACCACAGAACCAGCCGGCCTTCCAACCTGAGACATTAAAATGTTGGACAAAATTCCAAGATTCTCGACAGAGACGTCTTCATCATTAGAACCATGCGCGATAAAACACTGTACGTGAGGGGGAATATTCGCATAATGGATGTGGGCAGGAAAAGAACGCATAGAGGCGTGATCTTCGGGGTGGATTCTGCGCTCAATTATCAAGTCACCAACATTTGCTCTCATGGGAACGTATCCATATGAGTCGAAAAAGGGTTGAAACTCGGCGTCTTTGCGCCGCTGAAGCGACATGTCGACGCTACCACAAGCAAAAATGACACGTGAGGGTGAGCGATGCTTGTACAAGGGACCTGGATTACAGTAGCGAGATATGTAGACTGCTGATACAGCGCAGCCTTTCGAATGGTTGATCATCAAGTCGGTGAAATAGCCGAAACGCCTGTGCAAGTAGTCAACGACGTGAAATAGGTCCTCGGCACATTCATTATATTTGCTGTACCTCCAGTCTCCAGGAGTTTGACCTTCACCACATGCGTCCCACCTGAAAGAGTCGATCGGTAGTTCTGAAGCTAATGATTGAAAGAACAGAGCATTCTTGTCGGCCAAAAGCCCGTGATTGAACACAGCCAGGGGACGACCCTGTCGCGCACCCGGCGCTGGCAAGGGCGTATCTTCTTGCACGTTTACCAGCCTTAATATGCCATGATATCCGTGACCTTTATCAGATTCGACCTGATTTCCCCCAGGAAAAGGTATAACAATGCGAAACTCTGCCATAACGGGAAACAGAGGCCCGTTCTATGTGGGGTAGCTTAGGAGCCATACCAAAAATGTGGAGCATGCATCACGTGCATGTCGCACTCGCTCGCTGTCGgtgtgccatgcacgaTGTTGCAAATTTCCAGACCAACGTCATGGGGCGCAAAGCAGAACTGCAGCGCATAGCGCTAGAGCGCTTGATGGGTCCTGAAGGTACGTTGTAAACGTCTCACGGAAGTGATGGGAACAGTGGATAAGGATGTGCACTTCACGGACCCAAAGGTTTGCCGCAACTTTTTGTGCGGTACGTGTCCACACGACCTATTCAGTAATACGGTAAGTTGCGTTGGCACGAGCTAACTTTGCAGAAAATGGATCTGGGTCCATGTCCAAAGTCGCATTTACCCCGATATAAGGAGCTGTACGACGCTGCAGTTGAACGTGGTGAAACATTTCCCGTTATTGTGGGCGACTTCCAGCGCAATATACAAATGTTTGTTGGCGATATCGACCGCAAAATTGCTGCGAATCGACGGCGGCTTGAGCAAACTCCTGAAGAAATGGAGCGATATAACTCTATGATGCGTGATATTAACGAAGTAGAAGAGGCCATTACTGCAGCCACAAATGAAATGGAGTCCTTGGGTGAGCAGGGTCGTGTGGAAGAGTCGCTAAAGGAGCTTGAAAAGGTTGAAGCACTGAAAATGGAGCGCTCAGATAAGGAAAAAGAGCTTCAGACGTTACAAGAAAATAGTGGCGCAAGTGGCCACCAAAAGTTGCGCGTATGTGATATATGCGGTGCCTACCTCAGTATATTGGATTCAGACCGCAGATTGGCGGACCACTTTAGTGGCAAAATGCATATGGGATACCAGCGCCTCCGCGATCTCTTCCGTGATATGCAGAGTGAACGCCGATCAACGGAGCAAAATCCGCTGCGTGATCGATATCGAAGTCGGTCGCCCCCCACACGGTGATGCATATACATAGAGTTCGTGTGTGGAGAGTACTCAACGTCATTCATGACAGAATTTAgcgagccacgcacagGCCGCTCGATTCCCGCTTACTTGCGTGGTGTAATACAGAGTATGCGCCCTGCTCAAAAAAAAACAAGACCTACGTGAAAAAGTGGTCAGTATTCCCAGTGCATTTGTCCCGTTTCCAGCTCTATCTGATGCTACGCTTCGTGCCGTGTTTCGCGACGAGGCGAGTCCCGAGTTTCCAACATGCGTACGTGCAGCACTACGAACGTTAGAAGAGAATTACAAAGATTCCTCGTCTTATTCAAATGAGGCTCGTCGTGGGTTCTGGGcactcgcgcagctcgttAAATATGTACATGAAGAGCCCTCGAAACGTGCCATTCAGAATAAAGGAGCTGGTATGAACCTGGATGAAATGGACCATGAAGCGTTGTCTACGCCACAAAAAAGCCCATCTCTTCTCTCAAGAAAGAAGCTCTCGTTTGAGTTGCATGATGTATTTTCTGCTATTGATAAGAATGATGTTGACAAAATTATGGCGATCCGTGACGCACGCTTTGAATTGTTGCTCGGTTCGAAAGCCGATGAGCCAGGAACACGCGCTTGCACACCGCTTGAGTATGCGATAGGCCTTGGTCCAAAGCATGAACGCATATGCTTGTTTATAGTGGGTGCATTGTCCCGCTATGTTAACCATCTCCCTGAAGACAAGCCGTTGGATTTAACACAGAAAGACATGCTCCGTAAAGTGCGTTCAAACCTCAAATTGGCCATGGACCAAAGTCTCTTTAAAGATGACACTTCGCTAGTTGCAAGCTATTTACAAGTGCTTGTTATGTCCGAGGGAAATGCATGGCTCGAACACGCCATCAAGACAGTCAGGTACGAGCTGAAAACATGGTTAAGTGGACCTCAACGACATGGCGGCATTGAGGCCCAGCCGCTCTCAGTCGCCCACGAGTCTATCGAAAATTTTCTTACGACGCATATGCGTATACGTCGCAAGAAAGAACATGTGGTGGTTGCTGCTGTCGATGACTATGTCGCGAATGCGTCAAGTGACTTGCTTCTCTTGGCGCTTTGGTCTCTCCTCCCGGAGCATGACGAATTACCGCTTTATGCCTTCGCACGCGATGATCGTTGCACCGCACTGTTCTGCGACGAAGTTTCACGAAAAGCGCCGTCATCTTCTCTCAGGGTGGCGCGTGTAGCGATGAGCATTGTAGAGGCGCTTCACGACGGTCTGCATTCACATACATCGAGAGAAAGATGGAGTATATTGCAACGTATCATCAAGTAATATATAAACATTATATACAATGGAAATACTCAGAGGTTGTGCGCAAGAGCTGAGCACGATAATGCAGAAACTCTGCTACCGAGCGGTCTGCCACAAGCTTCCAGGCATTCCGGTCAATAGACTTGACACGCATGCTAAATGTAGCAGAAACGGGGC
Protein-coding sequences here:
- a CDS encoding cleavage stimulation factor subunit 2 gives rise to the protein MSKRGGSNVVFVGNIPYDISEEQLIKVFSEVGRVVDFRLVSDREQGKFKGYGFCEYEDAETAASAVRNLNDVEVGGRPLRLDYADADPMQDNGRGRTPNVQPTLPEGVPIPLGVSATDVITQTIASLPPNQLMDILTQMKALTTHAPEQARHLLVTNPQLAYAIFHAMLMMNVVDPVVVQTVVSETAPAAGMPPASMHMEPVMTPVPPPQPHPPQGYPPMSAQPMPAAPPLQAPQLDEQQRMLLHQVLQLTPEQIQALPPDQRAGILQLKAQFGQ
- a CDS encoding dTMP kinase, which codes for MAEFRIVIPFPGGNQVESDKGHGYHGILRLVNVQEDTPLPAPGARQGRPLAVFNHGLLADKNALFFQSLASELPIDSFRWDACGEGQTPGDWRYSKYNECAEDLFHVVDYLHRRFGYFTDLMINHSKGCAVSAVYISRYCNPGPLYKHRSPSRVIFACGSVDMSLQRRKDAEFQPFFDSYGYVPMRANVGDLIIERRIHPEDHASMRSFPAHIHYANIPPHVQCFIAHGSNDEDVSVENLGILSNILMSQVGRPAGSVVTQIYEKADHNLSHGAMDKFMDQVRSWLKKSEPPVLLSESIPIKNALNGKRGAFIVVEGLDRSGKSTQVARLVETLEARHVKFPERTTSIGMMINSYLTNRCDINDQAVHLLFSANRWEMLSSILQTLQRGQHVVCDRYAFSGMAYSHAKGLDLSWCISPDVGMPLPDITLFLDLDETTATKRAAYGEERYEKKAFQSLVREAFQNIALLMERSGARWERIDASGSPDEVWQAVHTRVQNAIADAQTSEHLRSLHFCFAALGMGMLHQIKTTATF
- a CDS encoding U1 snRNP splicing complex subunit Luc7; translation: MGRKAELQRIALERLMGPEVMGTVDKDVHFTDPKVCRNFLCGTCPHDLFSNTKMDLGPCPKSHLPRYKELYDAAVERGETFPVIVGDFQRNIQMFVGDIDRKIAANRRRLEQTPEEMERYNSMMRDINEVEEAITAATNEMESLGEQGRVEESLKELEKVEALKMERSDKEKELQTLQENSGASGHQKLRVCDICGAYLSILDSDRRLADHFSGKMHMGYQRLRDLFRDMQSERRSTEQNPLRDRYRSRSPPTR